DNA from Anaerolineae bacterium:
CGTCACGGTCATATTGGCGCGGTCAATTTCCAGGATGCGATTCATCCGCTCCACCGACAAGACGATGCCGCCGTAAACCGGCACCGCCCCGCCTGACAGGCCTGAGCCTGCGCCGCGCGGCGTCACCGGGATCAGCTCCCGGTTGGCCAGCTTCATAATCTCCGCGATTTCCGCCGCACTGTTGGGTTTGACCACCACTTCGGGCATATGCGCCAGGCTGGTATCGGCCACTTCATCGTGCGCATAATTGGCCAGCTTCTCGGCGTCGTCGTAAATGACGTTCTTCTCACCGACAATGGCGCGGAGGGCGGCCACTACGGTGGGGGTTACTTTTTGATAGGGGGTCATATTTTACCTCTCTAAATTTGGGTAGCTACAAGCTCGGCCACATCCTGAATCTTCAGTGACGGTGTCCCTCCGGTGGTACCGGCATCTTTGAGCATGCGGCCGCAAAAAGGGCACCCTACCGCCAGGGTTTCAGCGCCGGTAGCCGCCGCCTCGAGATAACGATGCATATTGACCGCCTGCGCGCCATGCTCTTCCTCTTTCCACATTTGTCCGCCCCCGGCGCCACAACAAAAAGAGTCGCTTTTGGCGTGATTCATTTCTACTAAAGTCGCGCCTGTTTTCGCCAGTATCTCACGCGGGGCATGATACTCACGGCTATACCGCCCCAGATAGCAAGGGTCGTGGAAAGTGATTTTTTCGGGTGTTTGGCGTGTCAATTTGAGCCTGCCGTTTTGTATCAATTCCGCGATAAATTGGGTGTGATGGCGCACCACATAATGGCCGCCAAAGTCGGCATATTCTTGGCCCAGGGTATGCAAGCAGTGCGGGCAGCCGGTTATAATAGTCTTCTTATCCGCGCCAATTTCATTGAGTAGCTCAATATTTTTTTGAGCCATTTGCGCAAAAAGATATTCATTACCTGCCCGGCGGGCTATATCCCCCGTGCAGGCTTCTTGTTGGCCTAACACGGCAAAGTTGACCCCGGCCGCGCGGAGCACGGCGGCGATAGCCCGGCTAATTTTTTGGGCGTCAGGGTCAAAGGCGCCGGCGCAGCCCACCCAAAAAAGGATTTCAAAATCACGATTTTCGGCCACCGTTGGCACGTGAAAATCGAGTGAATTGGCCCAACTGAGACGATTCTCTGACATTTGCCAGGGGTTGTTATTTCGCTCCATTCCGGTAAAAGCGCCTTTGAGTTGATACGGAAAAGCGCTTTCCATCAAAACTTGCTGCCGCCGCACCGCTAAAATGTCGGCCATAGGCTGATTACCTACCGGACATACTTCCACACAAGCGCCGCAAGTGGTGCAGGCCCAGACAGCGCTCTGGTTCAGGGCGTATTCCAAGAGAGGGCGCGGGTCGTGTCCAGGGGTAGCCAATTGCCCCATATTTTCCCGAATATAATAGCGTTTATTGATTTCCAGGGCCGCGGGCGATAATTCTTTGCCGGTCAGATAGGCGGGGCAAACGTCTTGACAGCGATTGCACATAATACACGCAAAAGCGTCAACCAGATGGGTTTGGTCCAGGTCGGTTAAGCGCGTCGCGCCAAATTGTTCAACGGTTTCGTCGTCAAAATTAAGGGGCGGCAGCCCGCCCCATATTTTGCGGGGCGGGCGGGTCACAAAGTTGAAAGGCCCCATCAGCAGGTGGATGTGCTTGCTATAGGGAAAATAGGGCAAAAAAGCCAAAATCAGGCCAAAAGCCAGCCACCAACTGACATGCCAGCCGGTTTCCAACAGGGTTGGTGAAAGTCCACGCCACAGGTGAGCGACGAAATTAGCGCCGGGCTGCCAAGAATTGCCGCCTTCCAGCGCCACTAGAAATGAGGTGTCTAAAAAGTGGAAACCGACATGCCCCACAATGAAACCGCTCACAATCAGCGAGTCTTTAAAGATACCAGACCATGCCAGGGGATGGAGTTTGACATTAGGCTGATAAGTCAGGGCCGGGTCTTTAGCCAGAAAACGGCGAATCACAAAAAAAGCCATCCCGGCCAACACGCTCAAGCTCAGGATGTCGGTTAACAGGCGGTAGATATTTCCGGCTAAACCAGTCCCCAAAAAACGAAAACCGGAGATGTACCCCTCAAATACAGCTGCCACATTCACCAAAAGATAGTAAAGAAAGCCCCACACCACCAAAAAGTGAAAAAAATAGGTGAACGGACGGTGGTAAATCATCCGGCCTTGCACGCTCAACGCCATTAAACCATCCCCCAACCGGCGCCAAAAATGGTCGAGACTGAGTCGGCTCTGCCCACGCCAGATAATTTTAAACATCCGGCCAAAATTCACGTAGGTAAAGTACAAAGAAATGAATACGGCCACAATAAAAAGAATTTTTTCTAGCGAGGTGAGCATATTTTACTTCCCCAAACGTTGCCGTAACTCCTTGGTTAGGGCCGGCGCGTATGCAAACAGGTCGCCGACAAGACCATAATGAGCATATTGAAAAATAGTGGCATCCGGGTCTTTATTAATGGCTACAATCACTTTTGCACTCTTCATGCCGGCCAAGTGCTGAATTGAGCCGGAAATGCCGCAAGCGATATAAAGATTGGGATGTACGGTTTTGCCGCTCTGGCCCACCTGGTAGGCATAAGGCAACCATCCGGCATCCACCACCGCTCGACTGGCCCCCACGGCTCCACCCAAAACATCGGCCAACTCCTGGATGACCGTAAAACCGTCTGCGCTGCCTACCCCACGCCCCCCCGACACGATAGTTCCCGCCTCAGTTAGACTAAGCGTCGTCGTGGGTTCAAAGCTCTCTATTTTGTTAACAATCTCCTCTTCAGCCATGACCGGCGGAATGGCGATGATCTCACCGGCTTGGCTGGGATTGCCCTCGGGTCGGGGAAAAACATGATCACAGATGGTGATGATATGGGGGTGAGCCTCGCCAAAAGTAACTTTGGCTAACAAGTTGCCGCTCAGGGCGGGACGGGTCGCCACCAGATGACCCTGCTCAATATTGACCGCGATACACTCTGAAGCCAGGCCTACCCCTAATTTAGCCGCCAGATAAGGCGCTAATTCTAAGCCTGCCGTGCTGGCCCCCATGATGATAAGAGCCGGTTCATATTTTTGAACCAGTGGCCGGATAATGGCCGTGTATGGCTCGGTCCGAAAATGTTTCAAGGTAACATCATTAGCGACCAAGACGCTGTTAGCGCCATAGCGAACCGCTTGTTCGGCCAATTCATTGACCTGCTCCCCCAAAACAATCGCCATACACCGACCCGCCAGCGCAGCGGCTATGCGCCGCGCCACCCCAAGCGACTCCCAGGCCACCGAGGGTACCTGACCGTCAGTTTGTTCAATCCACACCAAAACATTATTCGACATAATAACCCCTTTGTTTTAACCTTATATCACTTTTTCAGCCAAGAGTTTGTCAACCAAAACCCTGGCGGCGTCGGCCGGGGAACCGGCAATCGTTTCAACCGCAGCCTCACGTACCGGCGTTAAACTTACCTCCCATGTAACCCTGGCGCCGGCTGCGCCTACCTGACCGGCCTCCAGTCCCAAATCAGCCAGGCCCCAGGTAGGGATAGCGGCTTTGGCTGCCTTTCGTATCCCCATAAAGCTGGGCAAACGCGGTTGATTGATCTCCTTAACCACACTCAACACCGCCGGCAGCTTGCTGCTGACCGTTTCATAGCCGCCTTCGGTTAAGCGTCGCACGGTAATTGTTTTGGCGATAGGATCAATCTTGGTGATGGCGGCTACATAGGCCAGTGGAGGAATATCCAAAAGGGCGGCTACCTGGATAGCTGTCGCTGACATATTGTCATCAACCGCCGAACGTCCGGCCACAATCAGGTCATAATCGCCCACCTTATTGATCGCGGCCGCCAATACGCGCGCCGTGGACAAACTATCACCACCCTCCAAAACCGGGTCTGAAATCAGCATAGCCTCGTCGGCGCCCATCGCCAGTCCTGTTTTCAGCGCCTCAATGGCAGTGGGTTTACCCACGCTCAAGACGGTCACTTTGCCGCCATGCGTTTCCTTTAGTCGAATACTCGCTTCAAGCGCATATTCGTCCCACGGGTTAACGACTTTAGCCTCCCCTTTATTCATCAATGTTATGGCATCAACAGTAGATGAAAGTTGGGAGATGTCGGGCACCTGTTTAATTAAGGTGATGATGTTCATGACTATGACCTTTCTAATTTCTGTTAAAATTAGGACGACCAGGCTGGCAAAAAATTTCCACCCCGATAAGCAGTTATGACTTTACATAAGGTATCGTCTGCGGCCCTTCGGGTAAAACACAGATGCTCGCCTGGGGACCATATTTTTTTAGTAATTCGCTCACCGTGGCCTCAATTGAAGGACAGGGTTTGAGCAGGGCCATTTTAATTTGCGTGTCGGTCAGGTTATCGCTGCGCACGTACACGTTAGCTTTAAGCTGGATTTGGGCCTGAATTTGAGCCTGCCACTGGTCTTGCTTGAGAAAACCGGGGGCCAAGATGGTCTCCAGCAGTTCTTGTGGACTGCTGGCAGCGCGTAAAAGCTGACCGTACAGCCCGTGGTCGGGAATACCGTCCCAACAATCGGCGGCGATGATAATGCTGCCGCCCGGTTTGACCACCTGCGCGGCCGCGCTCATGCCTTTAACCGACTGGTACAGGTTGAGGTCGAGCGGGTAGCCGGAGTTGGTGGTGATCACAATGTCAAAGGGCTGCGGCACGGCGGCCATGGCCGTTTGTTTAACAAAGGCGCAGCCGGCGGTATGGGCAGTATCAAAGTTACCGGCAAACACCGCTGTCACCTGTTTATCGCGGTTGAGGGCCACATGCAGAATGAAGGTGGGTTTGACTGTGAGGGCGACCTCACGCACTTCTTCCCAGAGCGGATTGCCCCAGGTGACGCCCCAGGTGGCGTTGGGGTTTTTGAGTATTTGGGCGCTATGATTGCGCAACACGGTTTGTTGGCCGGCCATGCCCGGCATCACCATTTTGCCGCCGCCGGAAAATCCGGCGAAAAAATGCGGTTCAATGAAACCGGTCAAGATTTTTTTGTCACACGCGGCAAACTCGCGGTTAACCCAAATCTCATTGCCCCAACTGGTAACGCCCAGATGCGTCTGGGTAGATTGGTCAAAGGCGTTATTTTGAACGATACGATAGGTATCTACCAGGTCGTGGCCCAGCATGCCGCGCAATTCGGCCTTGGTGTTGGGGCGGTGCGTGCCGGTGGCATTGAACAAGGTAATGTTTGGCTGAGGCACGTGGGGTAACTCGGCCAGCACTGCCGGAATCAGCAGGTGACTCGGCGCAGGCCGGGTGATGTCGCAAAAAACAATGGCTACCTGGTCAGCGGGTTCGACCAATTCGCGCAAAGGCGGTGAGTCAATAGGTGCGCGAAGCGCCTCGCGCAAGGCCGCGTGAGGGTCGGGCAGGGCCGGCACGAATTTTGGCTCAACAATGGTTACATTCAGATTGTCGGGCAAGGTCAGGCCGAGGCCGGTTTTGCCGTAAGCTAATTTAATATTCATAATTGCTCAACCTAGCGCAAGACTTGTTTGGGCATATATCTTCTGGCGTTGACCCGGAGGTTTACCTGTTCTTCTGTTCTTCAGGCACAATTAGTATATCACGACTCTAGACCAACGACAACGATTCCGAATGCGCCCGCCAACTTGATACCTTTGACTTTCAGGAGCCCATCTGTTAAAATTGCCGTCACAAAAGCGGAACTTTTGTTCGGTTATTCAGGAGGATTGTGATGCATTCCACATATAGACTGTTTGGCTTTATTATTCTGCTGCTGATTGCCATTTTAGCCTGCTCTTTTGGTAGTGATGTAACGCCGGAACCAACATCTATCCCACCTGGTGACGGGCCCACTCAACCTGCCGATCTGGAAACCGCTACCGTGGCCCAGGTGGTAGATGGCGACACCATCGAACTGACCGATGGTCGTAGAGTGCGCTACATTGGCATCAACACCCCGGAGCGAGACCAGCCGTACTATCAAGAAGCCACCGAGGCCAATCGGCAATTGGTTGGTGGCAAAGAGGCCCAGCTTGAATTTGATCAGGAGACCTTTGACAAATATGGTCGCACCCTGGCCTACATCTGGGTGGAAGGGACAATGGTCAACCTAACAATGCTAAAAGAGGGCTTTGCCAACGCTTTTACCGTGCCGCCGAACGTAAGGTACGAAGAACAGTTTCGGGAGGCTGAACGTGAGGCTCGTGAAGCGGGACGGGGGTTGTGGGCCGGGTCGGATGTCGGTTTAAAAATCGTTGACATCCATGCCGATGCGCCGGGCAGCGATAAGGAGAATCCTAATGGGGAGTGGCTTGAGATTGCCAATCAAAGTAGCCAGCAGGTTCAGATGAGGGGCTATACCTTAAAAGATGAGGCCAATCATATTTATACGTTTGACAATTTTGAGGTTTTGCCGGGGAATAGTTTTCGTCTCTACTCAGGGCAGGGCCAGAATACGGCTACCGAGTTATACTGGGGGTTTTCCGGCGAGAGTGTGTGGAACAACGACTCGGATACGGCTTTTCTCAGGGATGGCCAAGGCGCGTTAGTTGACGTATTTACCTATTAAAACCTGGCCGGTTTTTGAAACCCGCCAGGTCTATTAAACAATTAGTTCTGCCGTTTTTGTCGCCGGATATTCCAAATGCCTGCCCCTACCAGCCCAACGATAATCACTATCGCGGCGGCTATAAACAATAGGGTATTGCGTTTGGTTTCCAGGATGCCACCACTATCGGGAATGTCAATGGGGTGGGGGGCCGGTTCGGCGGGAGCCACCGCCGGGGCTGCGGCCGGGGTAGCGCCTGGGGCGGGGGTTGGAGCCGCATCGGGCCGCACGGCCATGGGTGATGATTCTACCACTACGTCTACGTCGGTAGTTGAGTACTCGGTCAAGATGAGGGTCAACGTGTAAGGGTCTATTTGGTCCAGGGGCACCAGGTAAGCGCAGTCAAACGTAAAAACACCAGAACGCCAGTTAGCCCATCTCCGCCAGGCCGCAATAAAGACCGTCATCTTGTTGGAGCGCGCCCTGACTGTAGTGTAAAAACTTTCTACCTGGGCTAAATCCGGGTCCTCCGGGCCGGAAAGGCTGAACTCAAGCAGTTGCTCGCGCCAGGGCAAAATCGTCCACTCTTCAAAGGGGATGGCTGTCCAGTCGGTGCCGCCGGTGTGGTCAAAGGCAAGTTGCACTCTATGGTTAATATCGGGCGAGCTTGCTCCAGATTGCGCCTGAATGGTGCCGCTGATAGAAAAGAGGTAATCTTTACCGGGCACCACGTCAACCGTTTGATAAATGCCTAAGCGGGCGTCGGCCTGATCGGTGGATTGCATATAAACGGCCAGGGCATTAAAACTGCCCCAAAGTAGTTCTTCATCCTCCGGGCATACCAGCCGAAAGCCTTCATTGTTGTCAATATCGTATTTGCCAAAAGTATTGCTTTTGAACCAGCCCCAATAATGGGGAATATTGCCGATTTCATCAGGCTCAAATCCCAACTCCGGCACCGGATAGTAGCCTAATTCAAAACTGCCGTTATAAAAAAGGTTTTTACCGCGCGGCACCGGGGTGGGAGAGGGTTGGGGTGTTTGCCCGGCCAGGGGCCGGGCCTGGGCCTGGTCGGCCCACTGCACTGATAGGGCCAAGCCAATTAATAGAATAAGCGCCAGGCTGAACACCACTCCCAGTTGAAGCAATTTTTTAAAACATTGTCCCCGCATCGTTCACCTCACCGTGCTGCACCCTGCTTGTGTAGACATAATATACTTCAAATTATACCACTCTTTCCCAAAAAGATAAACTTTCCCGAAAAAAAGAATTAAACCCGGGCGCAAGATCGGCAGGATTCTCCTTTGATCTCTATTGGCCCGGCGGCCTGCCACAACTCTTTGTATTGAGCACCGGTTAGATTATACATACTGAGGGGAAGTTCAATGTTTTTCACTTTATCTCCTTTTAGGCCTGCTCTGCCTCTATGACCGAAAGGATTGAACGGGTGGGCACAATTCTGGCCAGCTTAAAACCCGCCTCGGTTAAAAGTTGGCGGTGTTGGTCGGCGGTGCGCTCGCGGCCATTATGGATGATCAGCATATTGACATCCAGGTTCAATTTGACCCGTCGCAGCGGGTCGCCAGCGGCAATGACCATTTCAGCCACTAATAATTTGGCTTCTGGCTGCATGTGGCGATGGATATTTTGATAGAGTTGCAGAACCTTGTCGTCGGGCCAGTTGTGGATGACGTCTTTAACCAGGTAGGCGTCGGCAGGGGTGGGAATTGACTCGAAAAAATCGCCGGCCTGTAATTTTATCCGCTCGCTAAATCCAGCCTGATGCCATTGTGCCCTGAATTCTTCCGTAAGCACAAAGGGTGTATCAAAAAGAATGCCCTGCACCAAGGGGTATCGGCTGGTGATTTGTCGCAACAAATTCCCCCGGCCCCCACCCAGGTCAACCACGGTGTGATACGGCGAAAAATCATAATCCGCCGCCACGGCCTGGTCCGGCAGCGCGCTAACCGAAAGCATAGCCCGGTCGAATATT
Protein-coding regions in this window:
- a CDS encoding electron transfer flavoprotein subunit alpha/FixB family protein, which produces MSNNVLVWIEQTDGQVPSVAWESLGVARRIAAALAGRCMAIVLGEQVNELAEQAVRYGANSVLVANDVTLKHFRTEPYTAIIRPLVQKYEPALIIMGASTAGLELAPYLAAKLGVGLASECIAVNIEQGHLVATRPALSGNLLAKVTFGEAHPHIITICDHVFPRPEGNPSQAGEIIAIPPVMAEEEIVNKIESFEPTTTLSLTEAGTIVSGGRGVGSADGFTVIQELADVLGGAVGASRAVVDAGWLPYAYQVGQSGKTVHPNLYIACGISGSIQHLAGMKSAKVIVAINKDPDATIFQYAHYGLVGDLFAYAPALTKELRQRLGK
- the larA gene encoding nickel-dependent lactate racemase, whose translation is MNIKLAYGKTGLGLTLPDNLNVTIVEPKFVPALPDPHAALREALRAPIDSPPLRELVEPADQVAIVFCDITRPAPSHLLIPAVLAELPHVPQPNITLFNATGTHRPNTKAELRGMLGHDLVDTYRIVQNNAFDQSTQTHLGVTSWGNEIWVNREFAACDKKILTGFIEPHFFAGFSGGGKMVMPGMAGQQTVLRNHSAQILKNPNATWGVTWGNPLWEEVREVALTVKPTFILHVALNRDKQVTAVFAGNFDTAHTAGCAFVKQTAMAAVPQPFDIVITTNSGYPLDLNLYQSVKGMSAAAQVVKPGGSIIIAADCWDGIPDHGLYGQLLRAASSPQELLETILAPGFLKQDQWQAQIQAQIQLKANVYVRSDNLTDTQIKMALLKPCPSIEATVSELLKKYGPQASICVLPEGPQTIPYVKS
- a CDS encoding (Fe-S)-binding protein; amino-acid sequence: MLTSLEKILFIVAVFISLYFTYVNFGRMFKIIWRGQSRLSLDHFWRRLGDGLMALSVQGRMIYHRPFTYFFHFLVVWGFLYYLLVNVAAVFEGYISGFRFLGTGLAGNIYRLLTDILSLSVLAGMAFFVIRRFLAKDPALTYQPNVKLHPLAWSGIFKDSLIVSGFIVGHVGFHFLDTSFLVALEGGNSWQPGANFVAHLWRGLSPTLLETGWHVSWWLAFGLILAFLPYFPYSKHIHLLMGPFNFVTRPPRKIWGGLPPLNFDDETVEQFGATRLTDLDQTHLVDAFACIMCNRCQDVCPAYLTGKELSPAALEINKRYYIRENMGQLATPGHDPRPLLEYALNQSAVWACTTCGACVEVCPVGNQPMADILAVRRQQVLMESAFPYQLKGAFTGMERNNNPWQMSENRLSWANSLDFHVPTVAENRDFEILFWVGCAGAFDPDAQKISRAIAAVLRAAGVNFAVLGQQEACTGDIARRAGNEYLFAQMAQKNIELLNEIGADKKTIITGCPHCLHTLGQEYADFGGHYVVRHHTQFIAELIQNGRLKLTRQTPEKITFHDPCYLGRYSREYHAPREILAKTGATLVEMNHAKSDSFCCGAGGGQMWKEEEHGAQAVNMHRYLEAAATGAETLAVGCPFCGRMLKDAGTTGGTPSLKIQDVAELVATQI
- a CDS encoding thermonuclease family protein; translated protein: MHSTYRLFGFIILLLIAILACSFGSDVTPEPTSIPPGDGPTQPADLETATVAQVVDGDTIELTDGRRVRYIGINTPERDQPYYQEATEANRQLVGGKEAQLEFDQETFDKYGRTLAYIWVEGTMVNLTMLKEGFANAFTVPPNVRYEEQFREAEREAREAGRGLWAGSDVGLKIVDIHADAPGSDKENPNGEWLEIANQSSQQVQMRGYTLKDEANHIYTFDNFEVLPGNSFRLYSGQGQNTATELYWGFSGESVWNNDSDTAFLRDGQGALVDVFTY
- a CDS encoding electron transfer flavoprotein subunit beta/FixA family protein, with translation MNIITLIKQVPDISQLSSTVDAITLMNKGEAKVVNPWDEYALEASIRLKETHGGKVTVLSVGKPTAIEALKTGLAMGADEAMLISDPVLEGGDSLSTARVLAAAINKVGDYDLIVAGRSAVDDNMSATAIQVAALLDIPPLAYVAAITKIDPIAKTITVRRLTEGGYETVSSKLPAVLSVVKEINQPRLPSFMGIRKAAKAAIPTWGLADLGLEAGQVGAAGARVTWEVSLTPVREAAVETIAGSPADAARVLVDKLLAEKVI
- a CDS encoding methyltransferase, with the protein product MDAQLKLSSWIDFKLGTWLANKLTKFVESRTPPDLRMIDMAAAYEQAQCLYVAAKLKVADSLAQGPKDADTLARELKVQADPLDRVLRYLHELGVFEQDSAGRYTLSKVSEFLLSDHPQSQREFIILSGEEAYAAWGNLLHAVETGGNAFAHTHGMRFFDYHHSHPEYAQIFDRAMLSVSALPDQAVAADYDFSPYHTVVDLGGGRGNLLRQITSRYPLVQGILFDTPFVLTEEFRAQWHQAGFSERIKLQAGDFFESIPTPADAYLVKDVIHNWPDDKVLQLYQNIHRHMQPEAKLLVAEMVIAAGDPLRRVKLNLDVNMLIIHNGRERTADQHRQLLTEAGFKLARIVPTRSILSVIEAEQA